One genomic window of Manihot esculenta cultivar AM560-2 chromosome 16, M.esculenta_v8, whole genome shotgun sequence includes the following:
- the LOC110602930 gene encoding disease resistance protein At4g27190: MDVVTLVEPIGRQIGHFIHYRSNTVKLQEQVKILEGVRDDLQVSVDAAKRNGEVIRKEVQNWTSMVDGILSEANKLLEKASKVRFHNLATRYQLSRKAQEKTMEIEKQKNEGKFDRVSNPAPPPPLLFPSQEDIVIFESRERQVEEIMEALKDNKTNFIGIYGMGGVGKTTLVKQVVKRAQQDRLFPTIAMVVVSQTIEVKKIQDQIAERLGLKLDEANEQNRVSRLLARLKEENKVLIILDDIWARLDLATVGIPLGRDHASCKIIVTTRRKQVCDAMVDTRSETAKVIPINILSENESWVLLKKNAGAQIESPTLNSFAKDILRECGGLPIALVTVGRAMRGKDPDEWQEAVRELRKSQPETIEGMDEDVYRCLQFSYTYLKDKKAMKVFKLCCLFPEDFNIRIEDLVRYGFGLKIFEDMRMEDARRSAHSIIKNLKDSCLLLGSDEEGCVKMHDVVRDVALSMASDYFVRDGVKMLEDWPDKEEMKRYTGISIMQNQVSKFPDAWDSPNLKILLMDIEKTRLVHLWEKAMHMPATVLRGMKALQVFHRRDSSRESTMSISFRFLELEFSQLTNLRTLMLQYYKIVDTTPIGKLKMLEILSLKNCEFRKPFSTIGKLTNLRLLDVEFSSLDGVFSSIFPINAMSTLSRLEELYFLSFDMLRPTQFPFSVSTSLTNFVSFDDLNITVLKTLSRLTTLTIDIQTIPEGFMFPELKVFKIRWGSRRRLRVKEKLINAFLSQVEGFNYLGLCGEFEGGSNITISSLVCMKPLMPRTNFLYLDSLEEFKNINPCLLLGDLDALKILVIVNCPSFAYLINAEEFLGRYALLPELEGLCFEDLDTFKALCNGELPSGTSLSMRKLKYLTFFRCPELLNIFTLPNPQQEFEQLQVVEEKGMKNISKGPTELLHLPKLQIVCINGCQKLKVIFPASIARGLEQLKELELEDCDQLEAIVAEREEEEKRIDKVVFSQLISIRLYKLYNIKAFCMDNLPLKWPSLEELSVDSCPKMKTFAASDGNQIKPKLKEIKINTNYIKFDGTNLNTIMKYHNKEEVQGF, encoded by the exons ATGGATGTTGTGACTTTGGTTGAGCCAATCGGGAGACAGATTGGCCATTTTATTCACTATAGAAGTAACACTGTGAAACTCCAGGAGCAAGTTAAAATACTTGAAGGGGTGAGGGATGACTTGCAGGTATCTGTTGATGCAGCAAAGAGGAATGGTGAGGTGATCAGAAAAGAGGTTCAGAATTGGACATCAATGGTTGATGGGATTCTATCAGAGGCTAACAAACTTCTTGAAAAGGCTTCCAAAGTAAGGTTTCATAATTTGGCTACACGCTATCAGCTAAGCAGGAAAGCACAAGAGAAAACAATGGAAATTGAAAAACAGAAAAATGAAGGCAAGTTTGATAGAGTTTCCAATCCTGCACCTCCGCCACCATTATTGTTTCCATCTCAAGAAGATATTGTGATTTTCGAAAGCAGAGAACGACAAGTAGAGGAGATTATGGAGGCCTTGAAGGACAACAAAACCAACTTCATTGGGATATACGGAATGGGAGGGGTGGGTAAAACTACCCTGGTGAAACAAGTTGTTAAAAGGGCTCAACAAGACAGGCTGTTTCCTACTATTGCAATGGTTGTGGTGTCACAAACCATTGAAGTGAAAAAGATTCAAGACCAGAtagcagagaggttgggtttgaaaTTAGATGAGGCTAACGAACAAAATCGAGTAAGCCGGTTGCTGGCTAGATTGAAGGAAGAGAACAAAGTGCTCATTATCTTGGATGATATTTGGGCTAGACTCGATCTTGCAACTGTGGGCATTCCACTTGGCCGTGATCATGCAAGTTGCAAAATTATTGTCACAACACGTCGTAAACAAGTGTGTGACGCTATGGTCGACACAAGGAGTGAGACTGCAAAAGTCATCcctattaatattttatctgaAAACGAATCATGGGTCTTGCTTAAAAAGAATGCAGGCGCTCAGATTGAGTCTCCGACTTTGAATTCCTTTGCAAAAGATATTCTCAGAGAATGTGGAGGCTTGCCTATAGCTCTTGTGACAGTGGGAAGGGCAATGAGAGGCAAAGATCCTGATGAATGGCAAGAGGCAGTTAGAGAGCTAAGGAAATCACAGCCAGAAACCATTGAAGGGATGGATGAAGATGTGTACAGATGTCTTCAGTTCAGCTATACTTACCTGAAAGATAAGAAAGCCATGAAAGTTTTCAAGTTATGTTGTTTATTTCCTGAGGATTTTAACATCCGTATAGAAGACCTGGTAAGATATGGGTTTGGACTGAAAATATTTGAAGATATGAGAATGGAGGATGCAAGACGAAGTGCTCATTCCATCATAAAAAATCTCAAAGATTCTTGTTTATTATTGGGAAGTGATGAGGAAGGCTGCGTAAAAATGCATGATGTCGTGCGTGATGTTGCCTTATCAATGGCGTCAGATTATTTTGTTAGAGATGGTGTCAAAATGTTGGAGGATTGGCCGGATAAGGAAGAGATGAAGCGTTATACTGGCATCTCAATAATGCAAAATCAGGTTTCTAAATTTCCCGATGCTTGGGATAGCCCAAATCTAAAGATATTATTGATGGATATTGAAAAAACTCGTTTAGTTCATTTGTGGGAGAAGGCGATGCACATGCCAGCAACGGTCTTGAGAGGGATGAAAgcccttcaagtttttcatcGGAGAGATAGTAGTAGGGAAAGTACTATGTCAATATCTTTTCGGTTCTTGGAACTAGAATTTAGTCAATTAACCAATCTTCGGACGTTGATGCTTCAGTATTATAAGATTGTTGACACCACTCCAATTGGGAAGCTGAAGATGCTTGAAATTCTCAGCTTGAAGAATTGTGAGTTCCGAAAGCCATTCAGTACAATAGGGAAGTTGACTAATCTAAGGTTACTGGATGTGGAATTTTCTTCTCTTGATGGCGTCTTTTCTTCCATATTTCCAATCAATGCTATGTCTACTCTGTCCCGATTAGAAGAATTGTACTTCCTTTCTTTTGATATGTTAAGACCCACACAGTTCCCATTTTCCGTTTCTACATCCCTTACTAATTTTGTATCCTTCGATGACTTGAACATAACAGTTTTGAAAACCCTTTCTCGCTTGACCACCCTTACAATTGACATTCAAACCATTCCCGAAGGCTTTATGTTCCCAGAGTTGAAGGTTTTCAAAATTCGTTGGGGAAGCCGGAGACGCCTTAGAGTAAAAGAAAAGCTGATTAATGCATTTTTATCTCAAGTTGAAGGATTTAATTATTTGGGTCTTTGTGGTGAATTCGAGGGCGGGAGTAATATCACAATTTCATCACTAGTTTGTATGAAGCCATTAATGCCAAGAACAAATTTTCTGTATTTAGATTCACTTGAAGAGTTTAAGAATATCAATCCTTGCTTATTATTAGGTGATTTAGATGCTTTGAAGATACTAGTGATTGTCAATTGTCCTAGTTTCGCTTACTTGATCAACGCTGAAGAGTTTCTTGGAAGGTATGCTTTGTTGCCGGAACTGGAAGGACTGTGTTTTGAGGATTTGGACACCTTCAAAGCATTATGCAATGGTGAACTACCTTCTGGAACTTCCTTGTCCATGAGGAAGCTCAAATACTTGACCTTTTTTAGATGTCCAGAATTGTTGAATATTTTCACTTTACCCAATCCACAGCAAGAATTCGAGCAACTCCAAGTTGTTGAAGAGAAAGGAATGAAGAACATATCGAAGGGCCCCACTGAGTTGTTGCATCTGCCCAAGCTACAAATCGTATGCATTAATGGGTGCCAGaaattaaaagttatatttccTGCTTCTATTGCTCGAGGACTAGAGCAGCTGAAAGAACTTGAATTAGAAGACTGTGATCAATTAGAAGCAATTGTTGCAGAAagggaagaagaggaaaagaggATTGACAAAGTGGTGTTCTCTCAATTAATAAGCATTAGGTTATACAAGCTTTACAATATTAAAGCTTTTTGCATGGATAACTTACCTTTGAAATGGCCATCCTTGGAAGAGTTATCTGTGGATTCTTGCCCTAAAATGAAGACATTCGCTGCTTCTGATGGAAACCAGATCAAACCGAAGTTGAaggaaatcaaaataaataccAATTACATAAAGTTTGATGGAACAAACTTAAATACAATTATGAAATATCACAACAAAGAGGAG gtgCAAGGTTTTTAA
- the LOC110603943 gene encoding disease resistance protein At4g27190-like, whose amino-acid sequence MDVVTCIAGKIGELLVEPIGRQIGHFIHYTSNTVKLQEQVKILEGVRDDLQVSVDAAKRNGEISRKAEEKTMEIEKQKNEGKFDRVSNPAPPPPLLFPSQEDIVIFDSRERQVEEIMEASKDNKTNFIGIYGMGGVGKTTLVKQVVKRAQQDRLFPTIAMVVVSQTIDVKKIQDQIAESLGLKLDKVNEQNRVSRLLARLKEENKVLIILDDIWARLDLATVGIPLGHDHGGCKIIVTTRRKQVCDTMVDTRSETAKVIPINILSEKESWVLLKKNAGAEIESLTLNSFAKDILRECGGLPIALVTVGRAMRGKDPDEWQEAVRELRKSQPETIEGMDEDVYRCLQFSYTYLKDKKAKKVFNLCCLFPEDFNIRIEDLVRYGFGLKIFEDMRMEDARRSAHSIIKNLKDSCLLLGSDEEGCVKMHDVVRDVALSMASDYFVRDGVKKLEDWPDMEEMKRYTGISIMQNQVSKFPDAWDSPNLKILLMDIEKTSLVHFRDKAMDMRATVLTGMKALQVFHRRDSSRKGYRALHFRFLELEFSQLTNLRTLMLQYYKIVDTTPIGELKMLEILSLKNCEFLKPFNTIGKLTNLRLLDVEFSSLHVVSSSIFPINAMSTLSRLEELYFLSFDMLRPTKYPFLLSPFLHNFRSFDDLNITVLKTLSRLTTLTTHIQTIPEGFMFPDLKVFKIHWGSRICIRGKEKLINAFLSQVEGFNYLGLCGEFGGGSNITISSLVCMKPLMPRTNFLYLDSVEELKNINACSLLGGLDALKIIVIVNCPSFAYLINAEEFLGRYALLPELEGLCFEDLDTFKALCNGELPSGTSLSMRKLKYLTFFRCPELLNIFTLPNPQQEFDQLQVVEEKGPTELLHLPKLQIVCINGCQKLKVIFPVSIAQGLEQLKELELEDCDELEAIVAEREEEEKRIDKVVFSQLIRIRLYKLYNLKAFCMDNLPLKWPSLEELSVDSCPKMKTFAASNGNQITPKLKEIKINTNHIKLEGTNLNTIMKYHNKEETKRRKAQNKGIFESILLDPLTTSSCINLSIMEFRQFEIFVTFSLCSSSHQFRNEIWLPPLHETLKYNTDVVWKSQFSLTAISIVVRNSNSILVDRVAKCIWSYSPLAVEARAVLETFLLGLTRHS is encoded by the exons ATGGATGTTGTGACTTGTATCGCTGGAAAAATTGGAGAACTCTTGGTTGAGCCAATCGGGAGACAGATTGGCCATTTTATTCACTATACAAGTAACACTGTGAAACTTCAGGAGCAAGTTAAAATACTTGAAGGAGTGAGGGATGACTTGCAGGTATCTGTTGATGCAGCAAAGAGGAATGGTGAG ATAAGCAGGAAAGCAGAAGAGAAAACAATGGAAATTGAAAAACAGAAAAATGAAGGCAAGTTTGATAGAGTTTCCAATCCTGCACCTCCGCCACCATTATTGTTTCCATCTCAAGAAGATATTGTGATTTTCGACAGCAGAGAACGACAAGTAGAGGAGATTATGGAGGCCTCGAAGGACAACAAAACCAACTTCATTGGGATATACGGAATGGGAGGGGTGGGTAAAACTACCCTGGTGAAACAAGTTGTTAAAAGGGCTCAACAAGACAGACTGTTTCCTACTATTGCAATGGTTGTGGTGTCACAAACCATTGATGTGAAAAAGATTCAAGACCAGATAGCAGAGAGTTTGGGTTTGAAATTAGATAAGGTTAACGAACAAAATCGAGTAAGCCGGTTGCTGGCTAGATTGAAGGAAGAGAACAAAGTGCTCATTATCTTGGATGATATTTGGGCTAGACTCGATCTTGCAACTGTGGGCATTCCACTTGGCCATGATCATGGAGGTTGCAAAATTATTGTCACAACACGTCGTAAACAAGTGTGTGACACTATGGTCGACACAAGGAGTGAGACTGCAAAGGTCATCcctattaatattttatctgaAAAAGAATCATGGGTCTTGCTTAAAAAGAATGCAGGCGCTGAGATTGAGTCTCTGACTTTGAATTCTTTTGCAAAAGATATTCTCAGAGAATGTGGAGGCTTGCCTATCGCTCTTGTAACAGTGGGAAGGGCAATGAGAGGCAAAGATCCTGATGAATGGCAAGAGGCAGTTAGAGAGCTAAGGAAATCACAGCCAGAAACCATTGAAGGGATGGATGAAGATGTGTACAGATGTCTTCAGTTCAGCTATACTTACCTGAAAGATAAGAAAGCCAAGAAAGTTTTCAATTTATGTTGTTTATTTCCTGAGGATTTTAACATCCGTATAGAAGACCTGGTAAGATATGGGTTTGGACTGAAAATATTTGAAGATATGAGAATGGAGGATGCAAGACGAAGTGCTCATTCCATCATAAAAAATCTCAAAGATTCTTGTTTATTATTGGGAAGTGATGAGGAAGGCTGCGTAAAAATGCATGATGTCGTGCGTGATGTTGCCTTATCAATGGCATCAGATTATTTTGTTAGAGATGGTGTCAAAAAGTTGGAGGATTGGCCAGATATGGAAGAGATGAAGCGTTATACTGGCATCTCAATAATGCAAAATCAGGTTTCTAAATTTCCCGATGCTTGGGATAGCCCAAATCTAAAGATATTATTGATGGATATTGAAAAAACTAGTTTAGTTCATTTTCGGGACAAGGCGATGGACATGCGAGCAACGGTCTTAACAGGGATGAAAgcccttcaagtttttcatcGGAGAGATAGTAGTAGGAAAGGTTATAGAGCACTACATTTTCGGTTCTTGGAACTAGAATTTAGTCAATTAACCAATCTTCGGACGTTGATGCTTCAGTATTATAAGATTGTTGACACCACTCCAATTGGGGAGCTGAAGATGCTTGAAATTCTCAGCTTGAAGAATTGTGAGTTCCTAAAGCCATTCAATACAATAGGGAAGTTGACTAATCTAAGGTTACTGGATGTGGAATTTTCTTCTCTTCATGTCGTCTCTTCTTCCATATTTCCAATCAATGCTATGTCTACTCTGTCCCGATTAGAAGAACTGTACTTCCTTTCTTTTGATATGTTAAGACCCACAAAGTACCCATTTCTCCTTTCTCCATTCCTTCATAATTTTCGATCCTTCGATGACTTGAACATAACAGTTTTGAAAACCCTTTCTCGCTTGACCACCCTTACAACTCACATTCAAACCATTCCCGAAGGCTTTATGTTCCCAGATTTGAAGGTTTTCAAAATTCATTGGGGAAGCCGGATATGCattagaggaaaagaaaagctgATTAATGCATTTTTATCTCAAGTTGAAGGATTTAATTATTTGGGTCTTTGTGGTGAATTCGGGGGCGGGAGTAATATCACAATTTCATCACTAGTTTGTATGAAGCCATTAATGCCAAGAACAAATTTTCTGTATTTAGATTCAGTTGAGGAGTTAAAGAACATCAATGCTTGCTCATTATTAGGTGGTTTAGATGCTTTGAAGATAATAGTGATTGTCAATTGTCCTAGTTTCGCTTACTTGATCAACGCTGAAGAGTTTCTTGGAAGGTATGCTTTGTTGCCGGAACTGGAAGGACTGTGTTTTGAGGATTTGGACACCTTCAAAGCATTATGCAATGGTGAACTACCTTCTGGAACTTCCTTGTCCATGAGGAAGCTCAAATACTTGACCTTTTTTAGATGTCCAGAATTGTTGAATATTTTCACTTTACCCAATCCACAGCAAGAATTCGATCAACTCCAAGTTGTTGAAGAGAAAGGCCCCACTGAGTTGTTGCATCTGCCCAAGTTACAAATCGTATGCATTAATGGGTGCCAGaaattaaaagttatatttccTGTTTCTATTGCTCAAGGACTAGAGCAGCTGAAAGAACTTGAATTAGAAGATTGTGATGAATTAGAAGCAATTGTTGCAgaaagggaagaagaagaaaagaggatTGACAAAGTGGTGTTCTCTCAATTAATAAGGATTAGGTTATACAAGCTTTACAATCTTAAAGCTTTTTGCATGGATAACTTACCTTTGAAATGGCCATCCTTGGAAGAGTTATCTGTGGACTCTTGCCCTAAAATGAAGACATTTGCTGCTTCTAATGGAAACCAGATCACACCGAAGTTGAAGGAGATCAAAATAAATACCAATCACATAAAGCTTGAAGGAACAAACTTAAACACAATTATGAAATATCACAATAAAGAGGAGACAAAGAGGAG AAAGGCACAGAATAAGGGAATTTTTGAATCTATACTTCTAGATCCTTTAACTACTTCATCTTGCATTAATCTTAGCATTATGGAGTTTAGacaatttgaaatttttgttACTTTTTCATTGTGCAGTTCTTCGCATCAATTTCGAAATGAGATTTGGTTACCTCCTCTTCATGAGACTTTAAAATATAACACTGATGTTGTTTGGAAAAGTCAATTTTCTCTGACTGCTATTTCTATTGTAGTTCGCAATAGTAATAGTATTTTAGTAGATAGAGTAGCTAAATGTATTTGGAGTTATTCTCCATTAGCCGTGGAGGCTCGTGCAGTCCTTGAAACTTTTTTGTTAGGTTTAACTCGACATTCTTGa